A single window of Bacillus spongiae DNA harbors:
- a CDS encoding right-handed parallel beta-helix repeat-containing protein, producing the protein MLRIVPTVAFPTVQDAINASSPGDSIKILAGKFDGFEVTVENLKIFGCGIGRTIIDGEPADILGRGVIVSENQTILQKFTVQGFPLDGVFVNSNNNILKDIESKLNNGPTASDGIQVGGDNNLLIQCTTLFNGDDGFEVNAAEHNCLINCLGVTNADNGVNITGGSENNKFLKVTSEKNLGEGFFVNSDFNTLLNNIISQNITRGILVGGDSNNSIIDNLVCNNTGSGMDIENNSNDNIIDSNTVNNNGTQAINDGITVQDGAIGNTIRFNKARNNFEFDIQALGNAFADNTYDGNQCGDSDPATICGS; encoded by the coding sequence ATGCTACGAATTGTACCAACAGTAGCTTTTCCGACGGTACAGGATGCTATTAATGCATCAAGTCCTGGCGACAGTATTAAAATTTTAGCAGGAAAGTTTGATGGATTTGAAGTAACAGTGGAGAATTTAAAAATCTTTGGTTGTGGGATTGGTCGAACAATCATCGATGGTGAGCCAGCGGATATTTTGGGACGGGGAGTTATAGTGAGTGAGAATCAAACAATATTGCAAAAATTCACGGTTCAAGGATTTCCTCTAGATGGTGTTTTTGTGAATTCTAATAATAATATTCTAAAAGATATTGAGTCAAAACTGAATAATGGTCCAACAGCATCTGACGGTATTCAGGTTGGTGGAGACAATAATTTGCTTATTCAGTGTACGACATTGTTTAATGGCGATGATGGATTTGAAGTAAACGCTGCAGAACACAATTGTTTAATAAATTGCTTAGGTGTTACAAATGCAGACAACGGAGTTAATATTACGGGTGGAAGTGAAAATAATAAATTCTTAAAGGTTACATCTGAGAAAAATTTAGGTGAAGGATTTTTTGTGAATTCAGATTTTAATACGCTTTTGAATAATATAATCAGTCAAAACATTACTAGGGGAATACTGGTTGGAGGCGATAGTAATAATAGTATTATAGATAACCTGGTATGTAATAATACTGGGAGTGGTATGGATATTGAAAATAACTCTAATGATAATATCATTGATTCAAACACTGTTAATAATAATGGTACCCAAGCTATAAATGATGGGATTACTGTTCAAGACGGAGCAATTGGCAATACCATTCGCTTTAACAAAGCGAGAAATAACTTTGAGTTTGACATTCAAGCGCTAGGTAATGCTTTTGCCGACAACACCTATGATGGGAACCAATGTGGGGATAGCGATCCTGCTACGATATGTGGTTCTTAA
- a CDS encoding LysR family transcriptional regulator: MISVELYRVFYVTAQEKSFSKAAMKLYVTQPSVSHSIKQLEEALQLQLFIRTPKGVSMTNEGKALFHFIEQAFSLIDSGERKVTEMRELQAGSVTIGGSDSICKHVLLPSIQSFQHLYPDIRIKLQHGSTPTIIEKLTSGIIDFGFIHLPIHDQQIEVTEILSSRNIFVVGEKYKALSEEVAILKDLLQYPIISFSETSSSRRFLNDLFQKQGFIVKPDIEVGSVDLIIECAKIGMGIAFVAKEYVTQELDKQTLFEVKLEEKIVNRKIGLVKMKELPLSVAASAFYQHLLQKA; the protein is encoded by the coding sequence ATGATAAGTGTAGAATTGTATCGAGTTTTTTATGTAACGGCCCAAGAAAAAAGCTTCTCCAAAGCCGCAATGAAACTATATGTTACTCAGCCTAGCGTGAGTCATTCCATTAAACAGTTAGAGGAAGCATTACAGCTACAACTATTTATTAGAACACCAAAAGGAGTGAGCATGACAAACGAGGGCAAAGCTTTATTTCACTTCATAGAACAAGCTTTTTCTTTAATTGATAGCGGAGAAAGAAAAGTGACTGAAATGAGAGAACTACAAGCTGGATCTGTTACAATTGGAGGCAGTGACTCTATATGCAAACACGTTTTACTCCCTTCCATTCAATCTTTTCAACACCTGTATCCCGATATCCGCATAAAACTTCAACATGGATCTACCCCTACCATTATTGAGAAACTAACTAGTGGGATTATTGATTTCGGTTTTATTCATTTACCGATTCATGATCAACAAATTGAAGTAACAGAAATTCTTTCAAGTAGAAATATTTTTGTAGTAGGGGAAAAATACAAAGCATTGAGTGAAGAAGTAGCTATTTTAAAAGATTTACTTCAATACCCTATTATTTCTTTTTCTGAAACAAGTAGTTCAAGAAGATTTCTTAACGATTTATTTCAAAAGCAGGGATTCATAGTAAAGCCTGATATTGAAGTAGGAAGCGTTGATTTAATCATTGAATGTGCAAAAATTGGCATGGGAATCGCCTTTGTCGCAAAGGAGTACGTTACACAAGAACTAGACAAACAAACTCTATTTGAAGTAAAGCTAGAAGAAAAAATAGTGAATAGAAAGATTGGATTAGTAAAGATGAAGGAACTACCACTATCTGTTGCTGCGTCGGCATTTTATCAGCACTTATTACAAAAGGCATAA
- the aroA gene encoding 3-phosphoshikimate 1-carboxyvinyltransferase — protein sequence MKKNEGSNTRSIGEANTVIISPPKKRMNGTITIPGSKSLTNRALIISALAHGPSRLSGILNSDDSYWCIDSLRRLGIVIHQEEDTVLIEGKGGEWTSGNLYIGSAGTIARFLPGALAISTKGKWAIEASEQMSNRPVAPVIEALNQLGAEIEYVKKQGHYPLALKGKGLKGGEVSLSGKVSSQFISGLLIAAPYAKSPITIRIPDYIVQHSYVTLTLQMMEQFGADVDYDHTLQEIKVNPSSYSPQQVTLEADASTACYFLALAALTNGRIRIDRLSYGTKQPDIQMVDILEKMGCKIRKGSSFIELQGAPQLKGGFELSMRELSDQTLTLAAIAPFADAPITIREVAHIRHHESNRITAICQSLTKLGIKVEEFEDGLKIYPGKPTPSLLDSYDDHRVAMSLALIGCRVEGIEIKNPGCVSKTCPNYFEMLANLGVRVKKS from the coding sequence ATGAAGAAAAATGAAGGTTCCAACACTCGTTCAATAGGTGAGGCGAATACAGTTATCATTTCTCCGCCTAAAAAACGGATGAATGGAACGATAACTATTCCAGGAAGTAAAAGCTTAACCAACCGTGCATTAATTATAAGTGCTTTGGCTCATGGTCCATCAAGACTCTCAGGAATACTAAACAGTGATGATTCGTATTGGTGCATAGATTCATTAAGAAGATTAGGGATTGTCATTCATCAAGAAGAAGATACCGTTTTAATTGAAGGGAAAGGAGGAGAATGGACCTCAGGGAATTTGTATATAGGGTCTGCTGGAACGATTGCAAGGTTTTTACCTGGTGCTTTAGCTATTTCTACAAAAGGAAAATGGGCTATTGAGGCAAGTGAACAGATGAGTAATAGACCCGTAGCTCCTGTTATAGAGGCTTTAAACCAATTAGGGGCAGAAATAGAATACGTGAAAAAACAAGGACATTACCCATTAGCCCTTAAAGGTAAGGGTTTAAAGGGAGGAGAAGTGTCTCTTTCAGGTAAGGTATCAAGCCAATTTATTAGTGGATTACTTATTGCGGCTCCATATGCAAAAAGTCCGATAACGATAAGAATACCGGACTATATTGTCCAACATTCCTATGTAACCTTAACTCTTCAAATGATGGAACAGTTTGGGGCAGACGTCGACTATGATCACACACTTCAAGAAATCAAAGTAAACCCATCAAGTTATTCACCTCAGCAGGTTACATTAGAAGCGGATGCGTCTACCGCATGTTATTTTCTTGCGCTGGCGGCATTGACCAACGGGAGGATACGTATTGATCGCCTTTCATATGGAACAAAACAGCCAGACATACAGATGGTCGACATTTTAGAAAAGATGGGCTGTAAAATTAGAAAAGGTTCATCATTTATTGAGTTACAAGGAGCTCCTCAGTTGAAGGGAGGGTTTGAACTATCAATGAGAGAGCTGTCTGATCAAACGCTGACTCTTGCCGCCATTGCTCCATTTGCCGATGCGCCAATTACGATAAGAGAGGTTGCTCATATACGTCATCATGAATCAAATCGGATAACAGCCATATGTCAATCGCTAACTAAGCTTGGAATTAAAGTAGAAGAATTTGAGGATGGATTAAAAATTTATCCAGGAAAGCCTACTCCATCTCTTTTAGATTCCTACGATGATCATCGTGTCGCAATGTCTCTTGCGCTAATAGGTTGTAGGGTAGAGGGGATTGAAATCAAAAACCCCGGTTGTGTTTCAAAAACATGTCCGAATTATTTTGAAATGCTGGCAAACTTGGGCGTAAGGGTTAAAAAGTCATAA
- a CDS encoding 5-oxoprolinase subunit PxpA: MTFIDINCDIAEGFPYDQELMKYISSANIACGFHAGDHQTMRRTVKLALENSVKIGGHPGLDDRKNFGRKKRNISPEDLYSLLLFQFGALFAITKAEGGHLHHIKAHGALYHMINEEVDLAKAFCHSIINFDPHLTIYCPPYGQLHTIGNSFGLTIKKEVFADRTYRKDGSLVPREKEHAMITRKEEALKQLLLVITEEKVMCEDNTELALSGDTFCLHSDQPQAASFAKYLRKQLGNHQIRIM, from the coding sequence TTGACATTCATCGATATTAATTGCGATATAGCCGAGGGGTTTCCTTATGATCAAGAACTAATGAAATACATCTCCTCAGCCAATATAGCCTGTGGGTTTCATGCAGGAGATCACCAAACAATGAGAAGAACAGTTAAATTAGCGCTTGAAAACTCTGTTAAGATTGGTGGGCATCCTGGGCTGGACGATCGTAAAAATTTCGGAAGAAAAAAAAGAAATATCTCTCCTGAAGATTTATATAGCCTTTTGCTCTTTCAATTCGGGGCATTATTCGCTATCACCAAAGCCGAAGGAGGTCACCTACATCATATAAAAGCACACGGAGCGTTGTACCATATGATAAATGAAGAAGTTGACTTAGCCAAAGCCTTTTGTCATAGCATTATCAATTTTGACCCTCATTTAACCATTTATTGCCCACCTTATGGACAGTTGCACACGATAGGAAATTCATTTGGACTTACAATAAAAAAAGAAGTTTTTGCTGATCGAACTTACAGGAAAGACGGGTCACTCGTTCCTAGAGAGAAGGAACATGCAATGATTACAAGAAAAGAAGAAGCACTAAAGCAACTATTGTTAGTCATTACAGAAGAGAAAGTAATGTGTGAAGATAACACAGAGTTAGCATTAAGTGGAGATACCTTTTGTTTACATAGTGACCAGCCTCAAGCTGCTTCCTTTGCAAAATATTTAAGGAAACAGCTTGGGAACCATCAAATACGTATTATGTGA
- a CDS encoding biotin-dependent carboxyltransferase family protein, whose protein sequence is MSFYINKSGLFTTIQDLGRIGYRKYGVPKSGAMDEWACGLANIMLHNSTDCPCLEITLMGPVIDVLAPTQICVCGGNLSPKINLTPIENGKPYLVKKGDSISFGRVISGCRAYLAVKGGFTLSPILNSYSTYVPSAFGGLHGKPIQNGDTLPFTPIDEELFKRKISPALFKYLEADSIRILRGRHFDDFTKCSQNAFLSTPYQLSAKANRMGYRLNGEPVLTQMKKHYPTEGVTIGTIQVPPNGNPIILLSDAQTTGGYPKIAHVITGDLRILAQKKRRDTISFQEVTLEEALRIYQQLERIKRQIEAVMNINKGGLS, encoded by the coding sequence ATGAGTTTTTATATAAATAAATCAGGCTTATTTACCACCATTCAAGATTTAGGCCGAATTGGTTATCGAAAATATGGCGTCCCAAAAAGCGGAGCCATGGATGAATGGGCATGTGGACTCGCTAATATTATGTTACATAACTCCACCGATTGTCCGTGCTTAGAAATTACTTTAATGGGTCCCGTAATAGACGTTCTCGCTCCAACACAAATATGTGTATGCGGAGGGAACCTTTCTCCAAAAATTAACCTTACTCCCATTGAAAACGGCAAACCGTACTTAGTTAAAAAAGGCGATTCAATTTCATTTGGAAGAGTGATATCAGGCTGTCGAGCATACCTTGCTGTAAAAGGGGGATTTACCCTTTCACCAATTTTAAACAGTTATAGTACATACGTTCCTTCTGCTTTCGGGGGTCTTCATGGAAAGCCGATTCAAAATGGGGATACTCTACCTTTCACTCCGATTGATGAGGAACTGTTTAAACGAAAAATCTCACCTGCTTTATTCAAATACCTTGAGGCAGATTCAATTCGAATTCTCCGTGGAAGACATTTTGACGATTTTACTAAGTGTTCTCAAAATGCTTTTTTATCTACCCCATATCAGCTTTCTGCTAAAGCTAATCGTATGGGCTATCGTCTAAACGGAGAACCTGTTCTAACGCAAATGAAGAAACACTACCCTACCGAAGGGGTCACCATAGGTACGATTCAAGTGCCTCCTAATGGAAATCCCATTATATTGCTGAGTGATGCCCAAACAACCGGTGGCTACCCGAAAATCGCTCACGTTATTACGGGTGACCTCCGCATTTTAGCACAAAAAAAACGTCGTGATACGATTTCTTTTCAGGAAGTAACATTGGAGGAAGCGTTACGTATCTACCAACAACTTGAACGAATAAAGCGGCAAATTGAGGCCGTAATGAACATTAATAAGGGGGGATTATCTTGA
- the pxpB gene encoding 5-oxoprolinase subunit PxpB, with translation MNYSIHFMGDSAIIIHFEIKADESFPLLQLIAKDIERQLGSIILEVVPAYQSITIHYTPSILSHDRMAELEEILKTMPRLNNHSTLSHSRKVIIPVCYDEEYAPDLQQLCHQLALSKEEFISLHTRPVYSVHFIGFTPGFPFLIGLPPQLSASRKPNPRLKVKAGSVGIAGSQTGIYPEDSPGGWQIIGRTPVPLFITSKSPPSYLCPGDTVVFTSISSTEYKLKLNHLTTRNDT, from the coding sequence GTGAACTATTCAATTCATTTTATGGGGGATAGCGCAATTATCATTCATTTCGAAATCAAAGCGGATGAATCCTTTCCCCTATTGCAGTTAATCGCCAAAGACATTGAGCGACAGTTGGGGAGCATCATTTTGGAAGTTGTCCCCGCCTATCAATCCATTACTATCCATTATACCCCTTCTATCTTATCTCATGATAGAATGGCTGAACTAGAGGAAATTCTAAAAACAATGCCACGACTTAACAACCATTCTACTTTATCTCACTCTAGAAAGGTAATAATTCCTGTGTGTTACGACGAGGAATATGCGCCAGATTTACAACAGCTTTGTCACCAGCTAGCTTTATCCAAAGAAGAATTTATCTCACTACACACAAGGCCAGTCTATTCGGTTCATTTTATTGGATTTACGCCTGGGTTTCCTTTTTTAATAGGTTTACCACCTCAACTATCTGCTTCACGTAAACCAAATCCTAGGTTAAAAGTCAAAGCAGGATCTGTAGGGATTGCTGGCTCGCAAACAGGGATTTATCCTGAAGACAGTCCAGGTGGGTGGCAAATTATCGGTCGAACACCCGTCCCATTATTTATTACTAGCAAATCCCCTCCATCCTACTTATGCCCTGGAGATACCGTTGTTTTCACTTCCATTTCTTCAACCGAGTACAAACTAAAATTGAACCACCTAACAACAAGAAACGACACATAA
- a CDS encoding response regulator transcription factor — MKRILIVEDEKNLARFLELELSYEGYHVQIINDGREGVNMAVAEDWDVILLDLMLPNINGIEVCRRIRQVKSTPIIMITARDGVMDRVSGLDSGADDYIVKPFAIEELLARIRALFRRFEGNKEKPLSQLRNRDLVLEKESRIVKKDGKEVELTKREYDLLLSFMENVNIVLTREQLLEKVWGYDTEVETNVVDVYVRYLRNKLHGDKEGPYIETVRGTGYVMRK; from the coding sequence ATGAAAAGAATACTAATAGTGGAAGATGAAAAGAATTTGGCTAGATTCCTTGAATTAGAGCTCTCATATGAGGGATATCATGTTCAGATTATAAATGATGGTCGTGAAGGAGTAAACATGGCAGTAGCAGAAGACTGGGATGTTATACTATTGGATTTAATGCTCCCGAATATAAATGGGATTGAAGTATGTAGGAGAATTCGGCAAGTCAAATCAACGCCAATCATTATGATTACGGCGCGAGACGGGGTTATGGATCGGGTTTCTGGTCTTGATAGTGGGGCAGATGACTATATTGTCAAACCATTTGCGATAGAAGAACTTTTAGCAAGAATTCGTGCTCTCTTTCGAAGGTTTGAGGGGAATAAAGAAAAACCCCTCTCGCAATTGAGGAATAGAGATTTAGTTCTTGAAAAAGAGTCGAGAATCGTGAAAAAAGACGGTAAAGAGGTTGAACTGACGAAACGAGAGTATGATTTATTATTATCCTTTATGGAAAATGTCAATATTGTTTTAACAAGGGAGCAATTATTAGAAAAAGTGTGGGGGTATGACACCGAGGTGGAGACAAATGTAGTCGATGTCTATGTAAGGTATTTACGAAATAAATTGCATGGAGATAAAGAAGGGCCGTACATCGAAACCGTTCGTGGTACGGGTTATGTGATGAGAAAATGA